CACGCATCGGACCGGTCCTGGGAATCCGCCATCGGCAGTCGTCGACCTTTTCGAGTTTGATATCCATAGGGAAACCTCCCCTTTTTGCGTTGGCAGTCGAAGACAGGCATCGAGCCCAAGGCCTTCCGGCGGATCCTGCCCCTAGACGTCAAAAATGATGCGGGATTCCCAGCGGCCTGCTCGTTCGCGAACCTCTATCTGGTGGTAGGTCACCGCCTTGATCTCGCAGAGGACCTCGTGAACCTCGGCGTCGAAAGGGGTTTGCCTCACTACGGCCGAAAGAGAGCAGGGCGAGAGCGCCTCGATGCGGACCGAAGTGACGATCTGCCCCTCGCCCTCGAAAAGATAGAGGATCTCCCCCAGCCATCGGACCATCAGGTCCTCGAGGTCCGAGGCCTCGACCCGTATCGCGAAATCATGGCCGATCCCCTCTTCCAAGGGGGCGACCATCATCTGCATCATATACCCGGCCGCATCTTCGAAAAGGGTTTGAAGATCAGGACTCTTTACAATGATGCCTAGATCGGCCGTGTGATCCAGCACCTGGATCTCCGAGCGTCTGTAAGCGATCGCCTGCATGACGATATCCCGTGATCTGAAGATCGAAGCGGCGAAACATCCGATTGAAACACCTGATTATCATAACGCAACGGTATCGATGGAGGATGGAAGATGCGTTGTGCCTTCTGCAAAACGACCATCAAGACCCACGACAGGATCCTGCGCAGCGATACCTGCCCCCGATGCGGGCGGGATCTTCACTGCTGCAAACAGTGTAAATTTTATGACACCCATGCGTACAACGAATGCCGAGAGGTCTCGGCTGAACGGGTCGTGGACAAGGAGCGCGCAAATTTTTGCGAGTATTTTCTCCCCCGCGGCTCAAACCGGGAGTCTGTCAACCCCGTCACCGAGGCGCGCCGGGCCCTTGAGGCGCTGTTCAAAAAATAAGGGCGGTGGGCCCAGCTGCATCATGCAGCTAATAACCCTCCCAGGACCTTGCGCCGCGGTCGTAGGGATAACGGGGCCACAGTTTGTAATCCGCCGGCGGCGCCATCGCCCAGAGGTAGACATCTTCGGACTCGATCACGAGGCAGCCTGAGGCGCAGTAACTGCCGTCATTTTTCTCTAGCCCGATGATTTTCCCGACCGCCGTTATCTCCTGATCCGGCCTGCTCAGAGGTCCCAGGGGCTTCCCGTGGTAGGAGACCAGGAACACACCGCCTGAATCCGTTTTGCAGTGGGGGCGGCCTTCATGATTCAGGGGACATTGCTGCACGGTGATAAGGGTTCGAGCGGCTTCCGGCTGGATAGAAAGGACCTTCCCGCCCAAAAGAACGGTCTTTCCCTTATGGGCATCCGCTTCGGAAACCAGCGTCTCGAAGGGCACATCCACCTCGGACGAATGACGGAGCTGCGGTGAGATAGGCGAACACGCTCCGAGCAGAAAGAGCGCCGCAACCAAAATCCACGTCGTTCCTGTCTTCTTTTTCATGGAAACTCCTCCATAAGGTCGATACGTACGGCCAAAAAAGCCCCCATTCAGCACCACACCACTTTTTAGAATGATACGTTTTATCAGCCGCTTTTTCAATCTTTCCCACATCGCCTTTGCTTGCCCGGAGACGGCGCCGGCTGCCTTTCGCTTCTATCTGCTTGACCTTCCAATCATCTTCTGATAGGAAGATTCGCACGTTCAGGTGCCCGCAAGGGCTTAAAAGGGAACTCCCTTGAAAACGGGGACGGACCCGCCGCTG
The DNA window shown above is from Desulfatiglans anilini DSM 4660 and carries:
- a CDS encoding archease, whose product is MQAIAYRRSEIQVLDHTADLGIIVKSPDLQTLFEDAAGYMMQMMVAPLEEGIGHDFAIRVEASDLEDLMVRWLGEILYLFEGEGQIVTSVRIEALSPCSLSAVVRQTPFDAEVHEVLCEIKAVTYHQIEVRERAGRWESRIIFDV
- a CDS encoding Slp family lipoprotein; this encodes MKKKTGTTWILVAALFLLGACSPISPQLRHSSEVDVPFETLVSEADAHKGKTVLLGGKVLSIQPEAARTLITVQQCPLNHEGRPHCKTDSGGVFLVSYHGKPLGPLSRPDQEITAVGKIIGLEKNDGSYCASGCLVIESEDVYLWAMAPPADYKLWPRYPYDRGARSWEGY